A section of the Candidatus Nezhaarchaeota archaeon genome encodes:
- the cofC gene encoding 2-phospho-L-lactate guanylyltransferase translates to MRIYAAVPAKDPRLAKTRLSKILSGEDRAGLSVAMLRDVLTALLEAEELSKVLVVSSSYEVLSEAARMGAVPVREDEPRSVNDALSLALEVCLREGADALLIAPSDLPLLTKSCVSRLIDLLGPPPSVVLSPSRGLVGTNVLLLSPPNAISFSFGHDSFNRHLSQALERGVDVIIYEAPELSLDVDEEEDLRRLLVAPAGRWTANFLAELKAKGRLNLGGPRPARYSSTFLQAPSEK, encoded by the coding sequence TTGAGGATCTACGCGGCCGTCCCAGCGAAAGACCCGCGCTTAGCTAAAACTAGGCTGTCCAAGATCCTTAGCGGCGAGGATAGGGCTGGGCTGTCCGTGGCGATGCTCAGGGACGTGCTGACTGCGCTACTAGAGGCCGAGGAGCTAAGCAAGGTCTTAGTCGTATCTTCTAGCTATGAAGTGCTCAGCGAAGCGGCTAGGATGGGGGCGGTCCCGGTCAGGGAGGATGAGCCTAGGAGCGTCAACGACGCCCTTAGCCTAGCGCTAGAAGTATGCCTAAGGGAAGGGGCTGACGCGCTCCTCATAGCTCCCTCAGACCTACCTTTACTGACGAAGAGCTGCGTCTCTAGGCTCATAGACCTCCTGGGGCCCCCTCCATCAGTAGTTCTCTCTCCCTCTAGGGGGCTCGTAGGAACTAACGTCCTCCTCCTCTCGCCCCCGAACGCGATCTCCTTTAGCTTCGGCCACGATAGCTTCAACCGCCACCTCTCCCAGGCCTTAGAGAGAGGCGTGGACGTAATTATTTACGAGGCCCCTGAGCTAAGCCTAGACGTAGACGAGGAGGAGGACTTACGAAGGCTCCTAGTAGCCCCCGCTGGGAGATGGACTGCCAACTTCCTGGCGGAGCTTAAGGCCAAGGGCAGGCTTAATCTAGGAGGGCCTAGGCCCGCCCGCTACTCTTCAACCTTTCTCCAAGCCCCCTCCGAAAAGTAG
- the cofD gene encoding 2-phospho-L-lactate transferase, which yields MIAALAGGVGAAKLLRGLVEVVDPSELTVVVNVGDDVEFLGLRISPDIDIVTYTLAGLVDEEKGWGLRGDSFRCLEGLRRLGVDAWLKLGDLDLATHIYRTHLLKAGLRLSEACDLIRRALGVRSKILPATDDPLSSVVLTDRGEVHFEEYYVKHRCEPKVVGVRYAGADRAKPAPGVVEAVSRAEFVVICPSNPVVSIGPILAVSGVREALREAEGPVVAVSPIIAGRAVKGPAVEMMRALGYEGSAYGVAEAYRDFLDALVIDVADSKLKPRIEALGIKVVEAPVLMSTMSDKVRLASLVVGLARGLRARKEPVRATAQRPLA from the coding sequence TTGATCGCTGCGCTAGCTGGTGGTGTAGGGGCTGCTAAGCTACTGCGCGGCTTGGTCGAGGTCGTCGACCCCTCAGAGCTGACGGTAGTGGTCAACGTGGGGGACGACGTGGAGTTCCTAGGGCTTAGAATCTCCCCAGACATAGACATAGTTACGTACACGCTGGCCGGGTTAGTTGACGAGGAGAAGGGGTGGGGGCTTAGGGGGGATAGCTTCAGGTGCCTAGAGGGGCTTCGAAGGCTGGGAGTAGACGCTTGGCTTAAGCTCGGAGACCTAGACCTAGCCACTCACATCTACCGGACGCATTTGCTTAAGGCTGGGCTTAGGCTATCTGAGGCCTGCGACCTAATTCGAAGGGCGCTAGGCGTAAGGTCTAAGATACTCCCGGCGACCGACGACCCGCTCTCTTCAGTAGTCCTAACCGACCGTGGGGAGGTGCACTTTGAGGAGTACTACGTTAAGCACCGCTGCGAGCCTAAGGTAGTGGGGGTTAGGTATGCCGGCGCCGACCGGGCCAAGCCAGCGCCCGGCGTAGTAGAGGCGGTGAGTAGGGCCGAGTTCGTAGTCATCTGCCCGAGCAACCCAGTCGTCAGCATAGGGCCAATACTAGCTGTTAGCGGAGTCCGCGAGGCTCTGCGTGAAGCCGAGGGCCCAGTAGTAGCTGTGTCTCCAATCATAGCGGGGAGGGCCGTAAAGGGGCCGGCGGTGGAGATGATGAGGGCCCTCGGCTACGAAGGCTCTGCCTACGGAGTCGCTGAAGCGTACAGGGACTTCCTAGACGCCCTGGTCATAGACGTAGCTGATTCTAAGCTTAAGCCTCGCATAGAGGCGCTCGGGATTAAGGTAGTGGAGGCGCCCGTGCTGATGTCGACGATGAGCGATAAAGTCAGGCTAGCGAGCCTAGTCGTAGGCTTAGCTAGGGGCCTTAGAGCCCGTAAGGAGCCCGTAAGGGCTACTGCCCAGCGCCCACTAGCCTAG
- a CDS encoding nitroreductase family protein — MEVWEAVKGRRSVRRLVGEVKVEEVVAALEAAIWAPSAHNAQPWRFIILASRDARRRLAEAMAKAWVEDLVSEGVDEDAAHEAAARSIDLVTSSPMAVLVAASMKEAKKHRIRRCSLAERLMMVQSTAAAIQNFLLALHARGLASCWLCAPLFCRRVVREALGLPRYVEPQALIIVGRPGEAPAPPPRRPLSEVSFINEWGVGLASEA, encoded by the coding sequence ATGGAGGTCTGGGAGGCCGTTAAAGGTAGGAGGAGCGTTCGTAGGCTAGTCGGCGAGGTTAAGGTGGAGGAGGTTGTAGCTGCCCTAGAGGCGGCTATATGGGCTCCGAGCGCTCATAACGCTCAGCCCTGGAGGTTCATAATCCTAGCCAGCCGTGACGCTAGGCGTAGGCTGGCCGAGGCCATGGCTAAGGCGTGGGTGGAGGACTTAGTTAGCGAGGGAGTAGACGAGGACGCGGCTCATGAGGCAGCGGCTAGATCTATAGACCTAGTAACGAGCAGCCCGATGGCTGTGCTAGTGGCGGCCTCGATGAAGGAGGCTAAGAAGCATAGGATTCGTAGGTGTAGCTTAGCCGAGAGGCTAATGATGGTACAGAGCACAGCTGCTGCTATACAGAACTTCCTACTGGCCCTACACGCCCGAGGGCTAGCTTCGTGCTGGCTCTGCGCCCCACTATTCTGCCGCAGGGTGGTTAGGGAGGCGCTAGGCCTACCGAGGTACGTCGAGCCCCAGGCGCTGATAATAGTAGGTAGGCCTGGCGAAGCACCCGCCCCTCCCCCTAGGAGGCCCCTTAGCGAGGTCTCCTTCATCAATGAGTGGGGCGTGGGCTTAGCTAGTGAAGCTTAA
- a CDS encoding DUF488 domain-containing protein, with the protein MRRPITIWTLGYGSRSKERVLSMLKANEVELVVDIRRWPTSKRGDFTRESLEAWLKEAGIGYLWMGDRLGGYRRGGFERYMESREFKRGIEELLRLASQRRTCLLCLEENPRSCHRRFVARYLQHLGVEVHHILR; encoded by the coding sequence ATGCGTAGGCCTATAACTATCTGGACGCTGGGCTACGGGTCGCGCAGCAAGGAGAGGGTCCTATCAATGCTTAAGGCCAACGAGGTGGAGCTGGTCGTTGACATTAGGAGGTGGCCCACCTCTAAGCGAGGGGACTTTACCCGCGAGAGCCTAGAGGCTTGGCTTAAGGAGGCCGGGATAGGCTACCTTTGGATGGGGGATAGGCTAGGGGGTTATCGCCGTGGAGGCTTCGAGCGCTACATGGAGTCGCGCGAGTTTAAGCGAGGGATAGAGGAGCTCCTAAGGCTCGCTAGCCAGCGCCGAACCTGCTTACTATGCCTAGAGGAGAACCCGCGTAGCTGCCATAGGAGGTTCGTGGCTAGGTATCTTCAGCACCTAGGCGTTGAGGTACACCACATCCTACGCTAA